The following proteins come from a genomic window of Bactrocera dorsalis isolate Fly_Bdor chromosome 6, ASM2337382v1, whole genome shotgun sequence:
- the LOC125779555 gene encoding uncharacterized protein LOC125779555 — protein MTQTSTLSKPEMRNPETECLNFQVHNLSTFCEKLIKTPELWAPLENISIPTSPSCMLLNTYEFQMQNDSLKSITENPMFGDATPTLNLDEILEIFDECNELPPSLLNNSSSPNQSELDQSQLDLTATLMNFFQKEDIIPIFNETAQNATDDIYFI, from the exons ATGACACAAACATCAACTTTGTCAAAACCTGAGATGAGGAACCCTGAAACAGAATGTTTAAATTTCCAGGTTCATAACTTGTCTACGTTTTgtgaaaaacttataaaaacacCTGAGCTCTGGGCTCCactcgaaaatatttcaatacccACATCGCCAAGTTGTATGTTGTTGAACACATACGAATTCCAAATGCAAAATGATTCTCTTAAGTCAATTACAGAAAATCCTATGTTCGGCGACG CTACACCCACACTAAATTTGGAtgaaatattagaaatttttgATGAATGCAATGAACTTCCACCATCGCTACTAAATAACTCAAGTTCGCCCAACCAGAGCGAATTGGATCAAAGTCAGCTTGATTTAACCGCGACTCTAATGAATTTCTTCCAAAAGGAGGACATTATACCTATTTTCAATGAAACGGCGCAAAATGCAACAGatgatatttatttcatttaa